From the genome of Legionella beliardensis:
TTTTTCCATGTTAGACGTATTAGACCAAGCTAAAAAAATTTATCAACAACCAAGTGTGCCGGCTACCCTTATAACCAACCTTAATACGTTTCCGGAATCACCTGGAGTTTACATTTTTTATGGTGATGAAAGGTTATTACCTTTATATATTGGTAAGAGTATTTCATTGCGACAGCGAATATTATCTCATTTTCAATCTGATCATACGCATGCAAAAGAGTTTGCTTTATCGCAACAAGTTAAGCATATTGAAATTATTCCTACTGCAGGCGAATTAAGCGCCTTACTATTAGAGTCTGCTCTAATTAAAGAAAAAATGCCTTTGTATAATCGAAGGTTGCGAAAAAAGAAAAATATAGTCGCTATAAAAGTTACCCAAACACAAGGTTATTTACATTTAACTGCTACGCAGGCAACAGTTGATGAGGAATGCGAACTTGCAGTAAGCGAGTTATTTGGTGCGTTTAGAAGTATGAGTGCTGCTAAGAAAAAGCTTTTGCAATGGGTGAAGGAGTTTGGACTTTGTCCGAAATTATGTGGTTTAGAGCAAGCAAATCAGGCTTGTTTTTCTTATCAATTAAAAAGATGCCAAGGTGCTTGTATACAAAGCGAAGTGCATGAGGCTTATAATCAGCGTGTTTCGGCTGCATTACAACAGTTTAAGCGAGAAGATTGGCCATTTAATGGGGCAATTGCTATAAAGGAAGAAAATAAAATTAATAAGATGACTCAGTATTCAGTTTTTCAACATTGGCGTCACATAGGCACTGTGAACAATAAACATGAGCTGCCCTTATTAATGCATAAAGCTACCCAAACTCCTGAAAACTATGACACCTATAAAATATTAACTACCTTCCTTAAAAAGGAGAAAGGCTTAAATATAGTTGAGCTAGATAAGCAGTTGCTCAATAGTTCAGGCTGATTGCAAGCATGTTGAAAAAATGAGTAGTGTTACTACATGAGCAGGTTAAAGGATTGTCTTCGCTTAAAATGAACGAATAGGTAGCACTTAGAGCAATCCATTAACGAGGTCGTAACGTTATTTATGCTAACTTTTAAAACGGAATGTCATCATCTAATTCAGCGAATGCATCTTCCGATGGATTTTTACGATTGGTTGGCTGATAAGATGGTTGCTGCTGATTTTGAGGGGGCGCTAGCTGGCTATCGTCATAATTAACAGAGCTTCCTCCTTTAGTATCAAGCATTTGTACATCTGTTGCGATAATCTCAGTGGTATACCGATCTTGGCCTTGTTGATCCTGCCATTTACGCGTACGTAAGCTGCCTTCAATATATAATTTAGAGCCTTTACGTACATATTCGCCAGCAATTTCTCCTAAGCGATTAAAGCAGACGACACGATGCCATTCGGTACGCTCTTGCTTATCGCCACTTTGCTTATCTTTCCACGTTTCACTGGTTGCTATTGATAAAGTAGTAACAGCATTTCCGTTAGGCATGTATCTGACTTCCGGATCGCTACCAACATTACCTATGAGAATGACTTTATTAATTCCACGAGCCATTAAATTCTCCTAAATGCGAGATAGTTAGAACAAATATTATAGCCAATCTTAGCTCATTTTCGAAGTTTTATCAGTGATAATCTACTCAGTGTATTAATCAATAGGAAAGTTGTAGATTATCACTTGAAAATTCTAAAAACTGTTGTAGATTTTTTTCAGCACTTCCAGGTACATAAGATGCTTTATCTACTTTTAAATAAATAGTATTTTCTTTTTCCAGAACACTTACATTAATTACACCCGATAAAGTTTGGAGGATTTTGATTAATTCTATTTCTTTTGCTTGATTGATCTTAGGTTTTGTAAGAATAACAGTCACTTGGTATAAATAGGCATTCATAGGTAAAGCGATAATCAGCCATGCTAATCCTAGCAAAGCATTCGTAATAAAAATAGCCTTAACGGTTAAATACTGATATAAAATGCCTGCCATAAAACCACCAATAAAGATACCTAAAAACTGGCAGCTTGAATAAACTCCCATGGCAGTACCTTTACTGTTTGCACTCGCTTGTTTGGATATCAGTGAAGGCAAGCTCGCTTCAAGGATATTAAAAGCGGTAAAATATAAAAGCATTAATAAACATAAGCTCAGGAAGTGATTATAGGTAAAGGCTAAGAAAAATTGAGCGCTTAGTGTTAGAAAAACAGCTAATAAGAAAATAGGCTTAATTAATCTTTTTTTCTCAGCAAAATAAATAAGCGGTACCATCAAGATAAAGGAGAGCACCATTAAAGGTAGATAAAAATGCCATTGGTGAGTTAAATGACCTACGTTAAGTTGCTGCTGTAGCAATAATGGTAAGGCAAAAAACGTGGCAGTAAGAATAAAATGCTGCAAGAAGATGCCTAAGTTTAAGCGTAGCAAGTGGCGATTGGTGATTGTGGTTTTTAATAAGGAAACATTTGCTTCACTGTCTGTATGAAAACGCTGCTGCTCAGGATTAGGAATAACGCCATAAAGCATTACTAAGCCTGCAAGGGCTAACGCCGCTGTTAAATAAAAAATACCTGCTAAGCCATAATAATGTGCAACAGCAGGACTTAATACCATAGCCACGCTAAAGGAAATACCAATGGTCATGCCAATAACCGCCATTGCTTTAGTTCGCTCTTCATCAGCAGTTAAATCGGCAACTAATGCAATCAATACACTGCCTATAGCGCCCATGCCTTGCAATATGCGAGCTACAATCATGCCATAAATAGAATCTGTTAATGCGCCTACTAAACTACCTATCGCGAATAAAATTAAGCCAGTAGCAATAACTCTCTTTCTACCATAGTAATCTGACAACATACCAAAAGGCATTTGTAACAGCCCTTGACTTAAACCATAGCTACCTAAAGCTATACCAATTAAAGTAGGCGTTGCATGATGTAGTCCTGTAGCAAACACTGTAAATACTGGAATGAGCATGAACAGGCCTAACATGCGAAATGAAAAAATAGCGGCAATGGGAAAGACACTTTTTGACCAGGAATATTTCATGTAAATTAAAAATACTAGACCGATCGTGAAATAGTACAAAGTTGAGCTTCTCTGTACAAGCTGTTTTTCCGTATGCGAGAAATTTAAGCCTATTTTGAGAGCTTCGGCATGACTTCTGAAATTAATTAAACACTTTTCTTTTGTACCAAGATGGGGATGAAATTTGCAAATTAACCCGGATCACCTATCCAACATTCAATAGCCTAAATAAATGATTTAGAAGAAATATGTTTCAGAAATTCCTCTGTTGTTTAATTAAAGTTGTATTAGCTCGTTATATAAAATGTTTGATCCCTATTTGATCAAATGTTATATTTCAAGCCCTAAAAAGTAGCTTAAATTTTGTGAGTAATAAAAATATGTGGGGAAGAACACGAAATCTCGATCTAATCAGAGCGCGCTTGTATGACGTTGTAGGCCCAGAAAACATATGGGAAGCTGATGAAAATAAAGCTAAATATGGCCAATTATATGTTGATTTGCGAGTTGATAGTGCTTGGCGAGCTGAGGATGAGGAGCGGGCTTTAGAA
Proteins encoded in this window:
- the ssb gene encoding single-stranded DNA-binding protein, whose translation is MARGINKVILIGNVGSDPEVRYMPNGNAVTTLSIATSETWKDKQSGDKQERTEWHRVVCFNRLGEIAGEYVRKGSKLYIEGSLRTRKWQDQQGQDRYTTEIIATDVQMLDTKGGSSVNYDDSQLAPPQNQQQPSYQPTNRKNPSEDAFAELDDDIPF
- a CDS encoding MFS transporter, with product MKYSWSKSVFPIAAIFSFRMLGLFMLIPVFTVFATGLHHATPTLIGIALGSYGLSQGLLQMPFGMLSDYYGRKRVIATGLILFAIGSLVGALTDSIYGMIVARILQGMGAIGSVLIALVADLTADEERTKAMAVIGMTIGISFSVAMVLSPAVAHYYGLAGIFYLTAALALAGLVMLYGVIPNPEQQRFHTDSEANVSLLKTTITNRHLLRLNLGIFLQHFILTATFFALPLLLQQQLNVGHLTHQWHFYLPLMVLSFILMVPLIYFAEKKRLIKPIFLLAVFLTLSAQFFLAFTYNHFLSLCLLMLLYFTAFNILEASLPSLISKQASANSKGTAMGVYSSCQFLGIFIGGFMAGILYQYLTVKAIFITNALLGLAWLIIALPMNAYLYQVTVILTKPKINQAKEIELIKILQTLSGVINVSVLEKENTIYLKVDKASYVPGSAEKNLQQFLEFSSDNLQLSY
- a CDS encoding 3'-5' exonuclease family protein translates to MQPSFRWALVDIETTGLHIIRDKITEIAVIILTEKGIEATWHSLIKPERTIPEPISQLTGISNGLVNNAPKFNIIAEELILLLQGCVLVAHNARFDFGFLKNAFKRIGINFHPPILCTIKLFRALYPGLKHYNLASLAQAFGLQSGTLHRAQSDVNLLQKLVSQIFNNFSMLDVLDQAKKIYQQPSVPATLITNLNTFPESPGVYIFYGDERLLPLYIGKSISLRQRILSHFQSDHTHAKEFALSQQVKHIEIIPTAGELSALLLESALIKEKMPLYNRRLRKKKNIVAIKVTQTQGYLHLTATQATVDEECELAVSELFGAFRSMSAAKKKLLQWVKEFGLCPKLCGLEQANQACFSYQLKRCQGACIQSEVHEAYNQRVSAALQQFKREDWPFNGAIAIKEENKINKMTQYSVFQHWRHIGTVNNKHELPLLMHKATQTPENYDTYKILTTFLKKEKGLNIVELDKQLLNSSG